A stretch of the Candidatus Rokuibacteriota bacterium genome encodes the following:
- a CDS encoding glycosyltransferase: protein MSFRTVFVAPRVPYPLDSGLTQRMFHVLNALTSLGPVDLVCYRDNQLPCDDGDLGPLRDLCDTLQALPYPSAPGHASSRSRRDVLRQFVISRTPHLVSDFAGVPLVERAAALAQRADLVWAERIFVAEWLTTDRGKTIVDLDDLESVKQNRRLTLEPAGPWGLALRLDNLKLRRLERRAPSRYARVVVCSNPDRRFFPARHRGAVLVVPNGVPARLLHAPTRPRDPASLVLVGTMRYEPNVDAAMWLVREILPRVAEAVPDVRLYLVGDDLRGTLGRMHDGHRIIVTGRVDDVAPYVSRATVSLAPLRVGGGTRIKILEAFALGTPVVSTSIGAEGLDVVPGRHLRIADTPESFAAAVVDLLRDPVARESLAEAGRRLVAEWYTWEAIGTRLGADLRELLAHRSEPAAAGRSRLSAW, encoded by the coding sequence ATGAGTTTCAGGACCGTCTTCGTCGCGCCGCGCGTCCCGTACCCGCTAGACTCGGGACTGACCCAGCGGATGTTCCACGTCCTGAACGCGCTGACCAGTCTGGGCCCCGTGGATCTCGTGTGCTATCGTGATAATCAGCTTCCGTGCGACGATGGCGATCTCGGACCGCTACGCGACCTTTGCGACACGCTCCAAGCCCTGCCCTATCCGTCAGCGCCCGGGCACGCCAGCTCCCGGAGCCGGCGGGACGTGCTCCGGCAGTTCGTGATCTCGCGGACACCGCATCTCGTCAGCGACTTCGCGGGCGTGCCGCTCGTCGAGCGCGCCGCAGCGCTGGCCCAGCGGGCCGACCTCGTCTGGGCCGAGCGCATCTTCGTGGCCGAGTGGCTGACCACGGATCGCGGCAAGACCATCGTCGATCTCGACGACCTCGAGTCCGTAAAGCAGAATCGGCGGCTAACACTCGAGCCCGCGGGCCCGTGGGGCCTCGCCCTCCGCCTGGACAACCTGAAGCTCCGCCGGCTGGAGCGGCGGGCGCCATCGCGCTATGCCCGCGTCGTCGTGTGCTCGAACCCGGACCGACGGTTCTTCCCCGCCCGCCACCGCGGCGCGGTGCTCGTCGTGCCCAACGGTGTCCCGGCCCGGTTGCTCCACGCTCCGACGCGGCCACGCGATCCCGCGAGTCTCGTCCTTGTCGGCACCATGCGGTACGAGCCCAACGTCGATGCGGCGATGTGGCTCGTCCGCGAGATCCTCCCTCGGGTCGCCGAGGCGGTGCCCGACGTGCGGCTGTACTTGGTCGGTGACGATCTGCGGGGGACCCTCGGCCGCATGCACGACGGACACCGCATCATCGTTACCGGCCGCGTCGACGACGTCGCCCCCTATGTGTCGCGCGCCACGGTGAGCCTGGCGCCGCTCCGCGTCGGCGGCGGAACGCGGATCAAGATCCTCGAGGCCTTCGCGCTGGGCACCCCCGTGGTGTCGACTTCCATCGGCGCTGAGGGGTTGGACGTCGTTCCGGGGCGCCATCTCAGGATCGCGGACACGCCGGAGTCCTTCGCGGCTGCGGTCGTGGACCTCCTGCGCGACCCCGTGGCCCGCGAGTCGCTGGCCGAGGCGGGGCGCCGCCTCGTCGCGGAGTGGTATACCTGGGAAGCGATCGGGACCCGGCTCGGCGCAGACCTTCGGGAGCTGCTCGCCCACCGCAGCGAGCCGGCTGCGGCCGGGCGATCCCGTCTGAGCGCGTGGTGA
- a CDS encoding polysaccharide deacetylase family protein yields MTAKVAVLRALSSALYHGGIVGPLTALAGRARRGPTFQVLTFHRVGDAGDPFLPAMPTRVFGAQMAHIARHYRVLTVEDLVERMRSGRVPRNALAITFDDGYRDNLTEAAPILARHGLPATIFLTTGCIGTGQIPWFDQLAIALKTTPRDALRLAADRILPLGTREERLRALEATLGYLKRVTDEERRDGLDRILDQLGGSAPGETKSLMLSWDEVQTLQGLGFAVGAHTVSHPILSRTSADRAREEICGCKRDIERHLGGAIRGFAYPNGGARDYTETVKHLVREAGFAWAVTTQHGLNTPRTPPLELRRGGPREDHLPTYALRLAYYRLAEP; encoded by the coding sequence GTGACAGCCAAGGTGGCGGTCCTCCGCGCCCTGTCGAGCGCCCTGTATCACGGCGGCATCGTGGGACCCCTCACGGCGCTGGCGGGCCGCGCGCGACGCGGGCCGACCTTCCAGGTGCTCACCTTCCATCGAGTGGGCGATGCCGGGGATCCGTTCCTTCCGGCGATGCCGACGCGGGTCTTCGGGGCGCAGATGGCCCACATCGCCCGGCATTACCGCGTTCTCACCGTCGAGGACCTGGTGGAGCGCATGCGCTCGGGCCGCGTGCCCCGCAACGCGCTGGCCATCACCTTCGACGACGGATACCGCGACAATCTGACCGAGGCGGCGCCCATCCTGGCCCGCCACGGCCTCCCGGCCACCATCTTCCTGACGACGGGCTGCATCGGCACCGGCCAGATCCCGTGGTTCGACCAGCTGGCCATCGCACTGAAGACCACCCCGCGAGACGCCCTGCGCCTGGCGGCCGATCGCATCCTGCCCCTCGGCACCCGGGAGGAGCGCCTCCGCGCACTCGAGGCAACCCTGGGATACCTCAAGCGCGTCACGGACGAGGAGCGCCGGGACGGCCTGGACCGGATCCTGGACCAGCTCGGGGGGAGCGCGCCAGGGGAGACGAAGAGCCTCATGCTCAGCTGGGACGAGGTGCAGACCCTCCAGGGCCTGGGCTTCGCCGTGGGCGCTCACACCGTGAGCCACCCGATCCTCTCGCGGACCTCCGCCGACCGGGCCCGGGAGGAGATCTGCGGCTGCAAGCGCGACATCGAGCGGCACCTTGGAGGGGCGATTCGCGGCTTCGCGTACCCGAACGGGGGCGCAAGGGATTACACCGAGACCGTCAAGCACCTCGTGCGCGAGGCCGGATTCGCCTGGGCGGTGACCACCCAGCACGGGCTCAACACGCCCCGGACGCCACCCCTGGAACTGCGGCGCGGCGGGCCGCGCGAGGACCATCTCCCGACCTACGCCCTGAGGCTGGCGTACTACCGCTTGGCTGAACCCTGA
- the wecB gene encoding UDP-N-acetylglucosamine 2-epimerase (non-hydrolyzing) — translation MKIAAVVGARPNFVKIAPILAALRDRSEARTTLIHTGQHYDVRMSEAFFANLEIPTPGVNLDVRSGTAAAQIAGVMQRLEPVLAASRPDIVVVVGDVNSTIAAALTAVKVGVPVAHVEAGLRSFDRTMPEEINRVLTDAISDLLFTTEPAAQENLAREGIPAHRVHFVGNVMIDTLFRYRERAEQSPILGTLGVEAGAYAALTLHRPSNVDSAEALGRMVSAVARIQAEIPVVFPVHPRTRQRLAGMGGSLPAVPGLRLIDPLPYLDFVCLMAHARCVLTDSGGIQEETTALGIPCLTLRTSTERPITVARGTNRVVGVEPEAIFSAWRQIAEGRWPAGELPELWDGKAAERIVRILLGSAR, via the coding sequence ATGAAGATCGCCGCTGTGGTCGGCGCCCGGCCGAACTTCGTCAAGATCGCCCCCATCCTGGCCGCCCTCAGGGATCGATCCGAGGCACGGACGACCCTGATCCACACCGGGCAACACTATGACGTCCGGATGTCGGAGGCCTTCTTCGCCAACCTCGAGATCCCGACGCCGGGCGTGAACCTGGACGTCCGGTCCGGGACGGCGGCGGCCCAGATCGCCGGCGTGATGCAGCGCCTGGAGCCGGTCCTCGCGGCCTCCCGCCCGGATATCGTCGTCGTGGTGGGCGACGTCAACTCGACGATCGCCGCGGCGCTGACCGCGGTCAAGGTCGGCGTGCCCGTGGCACACGTGGAGGCCGGGCTCCGGAGCTTCGACCGCACCATGCCCGAGGAGATCAACCGCGTGCTCACGGACGCGATCTCCGATCTCCTCTTCACCACCGAACCCGCCGCGCAGGAGAACCTCGCCCGCGAGGGAATCCCGGCCCACCGGGTCCACTTCGTCGGCAACGTCATGATCGATACCCTCTTCCGCTACCGGGAGCGAGCGGAGCAGTCGCCGATCCTCGGGACCCTCGGGGTGGAGGCCGGCGCCTACGCCGCGCTCACGCTGCACCGGCCCAGCAACGTTGACAGCGCCGAGGCGCTGGGTCGCATGGTCTCCGCGGTGGCGCGGATCCAGGCCGAGATCCCGGTGGTGTTCCCGGTGCATCCCCGCACCCGGCAGCGCCTGGCCGGCATGGGCGGCAGCCTGCCGGCGGTGCCGGGGCTACGGCTCATCGACCCGCTGCCGTACCTCGACTTCGTCTGTCTCATGGCGCACGCCCGCTGCGTCCTGACCGACTCCGGCGGCATTCAGGAGGAGACCACGGCGCTGGGCATCCCCTGCCTCACGCTCCGGACCAGCACCGAGCGGCCCATCACGGTGGCGCGCGGGACCAACCGGGTCGTGGGCGTGGAGCCCGAGGCCATCTTCTCGGCCTGGCGACAGATCGCCGAGGGGCGCTGGCCGGCGGGCGAGCTCCCCGAGCTGTGGGACGGCAAGGCGGCCGAGCGCATCGTGCGGATCCTGCTCGGGTCGGCAAGGTAG
- a CDS encoding GNAT family N-acetyltransferase codes for MKVRRVESPEEFEALAPVWREVATAGGCASPFLSHDWFACCWRAAVPARRPLLLLVEDTAGPVALVPLARWGARLRGLPVKVLGTLDAPDTPFVDWPMAGGPEQVTDAVMAHLVARGDWDLLILDKMPVDSPIVKVLESRTPGGVPCQRAATLRSPYLDVSGTWEAFWSQTSQRFKKTFRSVRNRLEKAGCVGVEEHRNLAVDGGPFAEALDVSLRSWKGPRRLAMGNMPGMPEFFRGLTERASARGWLRLWVLRLDGRAVATEYQLEADGHVHALRADFDASLPEDLSPGAHLSGHIVRALFDREGVHEYDMGPGDNEYKSRWAMGAHETVRLRLFHPGIYGKSLFAMETRAVPALRRLRRGLSAS; via the coding sequence ATGAAGGTGCGGCGGGTGGAGTCCCCGGAGGAGTTCGAGGCCCTGGCGCCCGTGTGGCGGGAGGTCGCCACCGCAGGCGGATGCGCCTCGCCCTTTCTCAGCCATGACTGGTTCGCCTGCTGCTGGCGCGCCGCCGTCCCGGCCCGCCGTCCGCTCCTGCTCCTCGTGGAGGACACCGCCGGTCCCGTCGCCCTGGTCCCGCTGGCGCGCTGGGGCGCGCGGCTGCGAGGCCTGCCCGTCAAGGTGCTCGGCACGCTGGACGCCCCCGACACGCCGTTCGTCGACTGGCCCATGGCCGGCGGCCCGGAACAGGTCACCGACGCCGTGATGGCGCACCTCGTCGCGCGCGGGGACTGGGACCTGCTGATCCTCGACAAGATGCCCGTGGATTCCCCGATCGTGAAGGTCCTCGAGTCCAGGACTCCCGGCGGCGTCCCCTGCCAGCGCGCGGCCACCCTCCGCTCGCCGTACCTCGACGTGAGCGGGACCTGGGAGGCCTTCTGGTCGCAGACGAGCCAGCGCTTCAAGAAGACCTTCCGCAGCGTGCGGAATCGTCTCGAGAAGGCGGGGTGCGTCGGCGTCGAGGAGCACCGGAATCTCGCCGTGGACGGCGGCCCCTTCGCCGAGGCGCTGGACGTGTCCCTGCGCAGCTGGAAGGGGCCGCGCCGCCTGGCCATGGGCAACATGCCGGGGATGCCGGAGTTCTTCCGCGGGCTCACGGAGCGCGCCAGCGCGCGGGGATGGCTCCGGCTCTGGGTGCTGAGGCTCGACGGGCGCGCGGTGGCCACCGAGTACCAGCTGGAGGCAGACGGCCACGTCCACGCGCTCCGGGCCGACTTCGACGCGAGCCTCCCGGAGGATCTCTCGCCGGGCGCCCATCTCAGCGGCCACATCGTCCGGGCCCTCTTCGACCGTGAGGGGGTGCACGAGTACGACATGGGACCCGGCGACAACGAGTACAAGTCACGCTGGGCCATGGGCGCCCACGAGACGGTCCGGCTCCGGCTCTTCCATCCCGGCATCTACGGCAAGTCCCTCTTCGCCATGGAGACCCGGGCCGTGCCCGCGCTCCGGCGCCTCCGTCGAGGGCTCTCCGCATCATGA
- a CDS encoding glycosyltransferase → MNILMLGRWLPVPRRVEEVGREYRFARCLARSHRLTLAFVTDEPNPVGCVSALREEFGDIEFAVVPRGWKTVSSAVRLATGESCTMAYHRSEALSTRLGDRVRTSRYDLVLVSASSMIRYALELGTDIPVLMDFGDIDSEWWLRQAQVRAFPGASFYRTEGMRLRLAEAAVARRAARCLVGSPQGARVLATFAPWAPTTAIPNGVDSDYFTPGLRLPSAPTALCVSAIETDGDAEAAAEFCRSVLPRVLARIPDARFVVPARQAPPSIRALEQIPGVVVAAPVSDVRPFLHRAAIAIAPLAAPRGLQTGVLEAMASGVPVVTTSQGIEGIAATRGRHLHVEDGTPGFSQRVTELLEDPGLRAEIGAQGRDFVQTHHSWDAASAQLLELVETVVPKGRPARHAPRESRVRVGT, encoded by the coding sequence ATGAACATTCTCATGCTCGGCCGCTGGCTGCCCGTTCCCCGCCGTGTCGAGGAGGTGGGACGGGAGTACCGGTTCGCGCGCTGCCTCGCACGGTCCCACCGGCTCACGCTCGCCTTCGTCACCGACGAGCCCAATCCGGTCGGCTGCGTCTCGGCGCTCCGCGAGGAGTTCGGCGACATCGAGTTCGCCGTGGTGCCGCGCGGCTGGAAGACGGTGTCCAGCGCCGTGCGCCTCGCGACCGGCGAGTCCTGCACCATGGCCTATCACCGCTCGGAGGCCCTCAGCACCCGGCTCGGCGACCGGGTGCGCACCTCCCGCTACGACCTCGTCCTCGTCTCGGCATCGAGCATGATCCGCTACGCCCTGGAGCTGGGGACGGACATCCCGGTCCTCATGGACTTCGGGGACATCGACTCGGAGTGGTGGCTGCGCCAGGCCCAGGTCCGCGCGTTCCCCGGCGCGAGCTTCTACCGGACGGAGGGCATGCGGCTCCGGCTGGCGGAGGCCGCCGTCGCCCGGCGGGCCGCCCGCTGTCTCGTCGGCAGCCCCCAGGGCGCGCGTGTGCTGGCGACCTTCGCCCCCTGGGCTCCCACGACGGCCATCCCCAACGGCGTGGACTCCGACTACTTCACCCCGGGGCTCCGGCTCCCGTCGGCGCCGACGGCCCTCTGCGTGAGCGCCATCGAGACCGACGGCGACGCGGAGGCCGCCGCCGAGTTCTGCCGATCGGTGCTCCCGCGCGTCCTGGCCCGCATCCCGGACGCGCGCTTCGTCGTGCCCGCCCGGCAGGCGCCACCGTCCATCCGCGCGCTCGAGCAGATCCCCGGCGTGGTGGTCGCAGCGCCCGTGAGCGACGTGCGCCCATTCCTCCACCGCGCGGCCATCGCCATCGCCCCCCTGGCAGCCCCCCGCGGACTGCAGACGGGGGTTCTCGAGGCCATGGCCAGCGGCGTGCCCGTCGTGACGACCTCCCAGGGGATCGAGGGGATCGCTGCCACGCGGGGCCGTCACCTCCACGTGGAGGACGGCACTCCCGGCTTCAGCCAGCGGGTGACGGAGCTCCTCGAGGATCCGGGGCTCCGCGCCGAGATCGGCGCCCAGGGACGGGACTTCGTCCAGACGCACCATTCCTGGGACGCCGCGAGCGCGCAGCTGCTGGAGCTGGTCGAGACGGTCGTGCCCAAGGGACGGCCGGCCCGGCATGCGCCACGCGAGTCGAGGGTGCGCGTCGGGACATGA
- the glmS gene encoding glutamine--fructose-6-phosphate transaminase (isomerizing) encodes MCGIVGYIGERAAAPILLEGLRRLEYRGYDSSGLAVFDGARIEVRRSVGRIGALAERLATDGLRGSVGLGHTRWATHGRPSEGNAHPHADCTGRLVVVHNGIIENHVALKEQLEAIGHGFRSETDTEVIAHLVEHYLPDAADLETAVRAALGEIRGAYAFCVLSETEPGRIIAAKRGAGSVVIGFGAGEAFVASDIPAVLPHTRTVTVLQDDEVAVIERDGVRLSSRDCRLVERPPSLITWDAAMAEKGGYPHFMLKEIHEQPLAVANTARGLVDAEAGTVSLREANLSDALLARLSRVVLVACGTSYHAALVGRFMIERLAGIAADVDIGSEFRYRDAILGPDSLVVAISQSGETADTLGAAKAARLRGAPVLAITNVVGSALARETDGVLYTHAGPEIGVASSKTFTATLTACYLLGLHLGLRRGFLTQRDAQKRLTDLAEVPALIQRALGAEPAVRAIAREVGTHQNFLYLGRGVHFPIALEGALKLKEITYAHAEGYAAGEMKHGPIALIDEQMPVVALVPRDASYDRMVANLEEVRARGGRILAVCHDGDTEITRRADWVIPIPPAAELLAPLVSVVPLQLLAYHMAVLRGCDVDQPRNLAKSVTVE; translated from the coding sequence ATGTGCGGAATCGTCGGCTACATCGGTGAACGCGCGGCGGCGCCCATTCTCCTCGAGGGGCTCCGGCGCCTGGAGTACCGCGGCTACGACTCGAGCGGCCTGGCCGTCTTCGACGGCGCGCGCATCGAGGTCCGGCGCAGCGTGGGACGGATCGGCGCGCTCGCGGAGCGCCTCGCCACCGACGGGCTCCGGGGCAGCGTCGGGCTCGGCCATACGCGCTGGGCCACCCACGGGCGTCCCTCGGAGGGCAATGCCCATCCGCACGCCGACTGCACCGGCCGGCTCGTGGTCGTCCACAACGGGATCATCGAGAACCACGTGGCGCTCAAGGAGCAGCTCGAGGCCATCGGTCACGGCTTCCGATCCGAGACCGACACCGAGGTCATCGCCCATCTGGTGGAGCACTACCTCCCCGACGCCGCCGACCTCGAGACGGCCGTGCGCGCGGCCCTGGGCGAGATCCGTGGGGCCTATGCCTTCTGCGTCCTCAGCGAGACGGAGCCGGGCCGGATCATCGCGGCCAAGCGGGGCGCGGGGAGCGTCGTAATCGGCTTCGGCGCTGGCGAGGCCTTCGTGGCCTCCGACATCCCGGCCGTGCTCCCCCACACCCGCACCGTCACCGTCCTCCAGGACGACGAGGTCGCGGTGATCGAGCGCGACGGCGTGAGGCTGTCCAGCCGCGACTGCCGGCTCGTCGAGCGCCCCCCCTCGCTCATCACCTGGGATGCTGCCATGGCCGAGAAGGGCGGCTACCCCCACTTCATGCTCAAGGAGATCCACGAGCAGCCGCTGGCCGTCGCCAATACTGCGCGCGGCCTGGTGGACGCCGAGGCCGGCACCGTCAGCCTCCGCGAGGCGAACCTGTCCGACGCCCTCCTCGCCCGGCTGAGCCGCGTGGTGCTCGTCGCCTGCGGCACCTCGTACCACGCCGCGCTGGTGGGCCGTTTCATGATCGAGCGGCTGGCGGGGATCGCCGCCGACGTGGACATCGGCTCCGAGTTCCGCTACCGCGACGCCATCCTGGGCCCGGACTCGCTGGTGGTGGCCATCTCGCAGTCGGGGGAGACGGCCGACACCCTGGGCGCCGCGAAGGCGGCCCGGCTGCGGGGGGCGCCGGTGCTGGCCATCACCAACGTCGTGGGGTCGGCGCTCGCGAGAGAAACCGACGGCGTCCTCTACACGCATGCCGGCCCCGAGATCGGGGTGGCCTCCAGCAAGACCTTCACGGCCACCCTCACGGCCTGCTACCTCCTCGGGCTCCACCTGGGTCTCAGACGCGGCTTCCTCACCCAGCGGGACGCGCAGAAACGCCTCACGGACCTCGCGGAGGTGCCGGCGCTGATCCAGCGGGCCCTCGGCGCCGAGCCCGCGGTCCGGGCCATCGCCCGCGAGGTGGGGACGCATCAGAACTTCCTCTACCTCGGGCGGGGCGTGCACTTCCCCATCGCCCTGGAAGGGGCCCTCAAGCTGAAGGAGATCACCTATGCCCATGCCGAGGGCTACGCGGCCGGCGAGATGAAGCACGGCCCCATCGCCCTCATCGACGAGCAGATGCCCGTGGTGGCGCTCGTCCCGCGGGATGCCTCCTACGACCGCATGGTGGCGAATCTCGAGGAGGTGCGCGCGCGCGGTGGCCGCATCCTCGCCGTCTGTCACGACGGCGACACCGAGATCACCCGGCGCGCGGACTGGGTGATCCCCATCCCGCCGGCCGCCGAGCTCCTGGCGCCACTGGTGAGCGTCGTCCCCCTCCAGCTGCTCGCCTATCACATGGCCGTCCTCCGCGGCTGCGACGTGGACCAGCCCCGCAACCTCGCCAAGAGCGTGACCGTCGAATGA
- a CDS encoding FemAB family PEP-CTERM system-associated protein, with translation MDVRVLSDETVEWDAFVRGTPDGSPFHLIAWKHAVQTAFGHRPHYLFAGGATGIEGVLPLFEVRGPLGGRALVSVPYGVYGGICARSGEVRQALLDSASGLARRLGARYVELRHRAPQRMNLPTKALYVSFSRPISPSEDENLAAIPRKQRRMTRQGAKFGLRVEFGPEHLDGFYDIYASSVHMLGSPVFPRGLFHAIAQEFGKDCELLTVWKDARMVAGVLTLLYEDQVLPYYGGALREAFQYAVNDFMYWELMCHAARAGFRLFDFGRSREGTGPYHFKRHWGFEPEPLPYQYVLRDGAALPNLSPSNPKMRLAVETWKRLPLGLTKRIGPTLTKYLP, from the coding sequence ATGGACGTTCGCGTGCTGAGCGACGAGACTGTCGAGTGGGACGCCTTCGTCCGCGGAACGCCGGACGGCAGCCCCTTCCACCTGATCGCCTGGAAGCACGCCGTCCAGACGGCCTTCGGCCACCGCCCCCACTACCTCTTCGCCGGAGGCGCCACGGGCATCGAGGGCGTGCTGCCGCTCTTCGAGGTGCGCGGGCCGCTCGGAGGCCGGGCCCTCGTCTCGGTCCCTTACGGTGTCTACGGAGGCATCTGCGCCCGGTCCGGGGAGGTCCGCCAGGCGCTGCTCGACTCGGCGAGCGGGCTGGCCCGGCGGCTCGGCGCTCGCTACGTGGAGCTGCGCCACCGGGCGCCCCAGCGAATGAACCTTCCCACCAAGGCACTCTACGTGAGCTTCTCGCGGCCCATCTCGCCTTCCGAGGACGAGAACCTCGCGGCCATCCCTCGCAAGCAGCGGCGGATGACGCGCCAGGGCGCCAAGTTCGGACTGCGCGTCGAATTCGGGCCGGAGCACCTCGACGGCTTCTATGACATCTACGCCTCGAGCGTCCACATGCTCGGCTCGCCGGTCTTCCCGCGGGGCCTCTTCCATGCCATCGCACAGGAGTTCGGCAAGGACTGCGAGCTCCTGACGGTCTGGAAGGACGCCCGGATGGTCGCCGGGGTCCTGACGCTCCTCTACGAGGACCAGGTCCTGCCCTATTACGGCGGTGCCCTGCGGGAGGCCTTCCAGTACGCCGTGAACGACTTCATGTACTGGGAGCTCATGTGTCACGCTGCCCGGGCCGGCTTCCGCCTCTTCGATTTCGGCCGGAGCCGCGAGGGCACCGGGCCCTACCACTTCAAGCGCCACTGGGGCTTCGAGCCGGAGCCCCTGCCCTACCAGTACGTGCTGCGGGACGGCGCGGCGCTGCCAAACCTGAGCCCCTCCAACCCGAAGATGCGCCTGGCGGTCGAGACGTGGAAGCGGCTGCCCCTGGGTCTGACCAAGCGCATCGGCCCGACGCTCACGAAGTACTTGCCCTAG
- a CDS encoding asparagine synthase: MTLIAGIAFRDPRRPVQAHDLSPLLARAPQAGKTWRIALPGAGLAAAGDGLWVEQCERGWAVGDLDLTNPEELSGPEAGTSPERRLLDSLLAREGRGLDQVRGAFAVALWDAPARRLLLAVDPFGLRRLYYAATGDTLGFSSRPLPALAIPGVSRDLDPDAAYAYLNFGTVPAPQTMHRAVRRLPAGHLLVWENGRLTLERYWDLRYDERPLPTAAAAAALWRHTEEAVREAIRGLDPKQAGAFLSGGTDSSTVVGFMSRMAGERVNAFSIGFSEERYNELAYAELAARRFEAAHYTKLVGADDALACVPDLIEAYDEPFGNDSAIPTYLCARLARDAGVQTLLAGDGGDEIFGGNERYRRERILARYQRLPAALRTRVIEPVLRALPPGGLGPLGKAQRYVQRATTPNPARFYDSEFFIARERSRLLHPDFQAAVTPDWPRLVAQRHFDAAGAASELNRLLYVDLKITLADNDLFKVTRTAQAAGLAVRFPLLDRRLVEFTATLPAWHKVRGTEKRHLFKRAFAPLLPQEILAKKKHGFGLPVSDWLRSHRGFREFARDTLLSRRALERGYFAPGAVESLFRLHAEDSTAFYGSVLWTLVMLEAWHQRHGDRA, from the coding sequence ATGACGCTCATCGCCGGCATCGCCTTCAGGGATCCGCGGCGGCCCGTGCAGGCGCACGACCTCTCGCCGCTCCTCGCCCGCGCGCCGCAGGCCGGCAAGACGTGGCGGATCGCGCTGCCGGGAGCCGGCCTGGCTGCGGCCGGCGACGGCCTCTGGGTGGAGCAATGCGAGCGGGGCTGGGCCGTGGGCGATCTCGACCTGACGAACCCCGAGGAGCTGTCCGGGCCCGAGGCCGGCACCTCACCGGAGCGGCGCCTTCTCGACTCGCTGCTCGCACGGGAGGGGCGGGGCCTCGACCAGGTGCGAGGGGCCTTCGCCGTGGCGCTATGGGACGCCCCCGCCCGGCGGCTCCTCCTCGCCGTCGATCCCTTCGGGCTGCGTCGCCTCTACTACGCCGCGACGGGAGATACCCTCGGCTTCAGCTCGCGTCCCCTCCCGGCGCTCGCCATCCCCGGGGTCAGTCGGGATCTCGATCCCGATGCCGCCTACGCGTACCTGAACTTCGGCACGGTGCCCGCGCCTCAGACCATGCACCGGGCCGTCCGCCGGCTGCCCGCCGGGCACCTCCTCGTCTGGGAGAACGGGCGCCTGACCCTCGAGCGGTACTGGGACCTCCGCTACGACGAGCGCCCGCTCCCGACAGCGGCCGCCGCGGCAGCGCTCTGGCGGCACACGGAGGAGGCAGTGCGTGAGGCGATCCGGGGCCTGGACCCGAAGCAGGCGGGGGCGTTCCTGAGCGGCGGGACGGACAGCAGCACCGTGGTGGGCTTCATGAGCCGCATGGCCGGCGAGCGCGTGAACGCCTTCTCCATCGGCTTTTCCGAGGAGCGGTACAACGAGCTCGCCTACGCCGAGCTGGCGGCCCGGCGCTTCGAGGCAGCCCACTACACGAAGCTCGTCGGCGCGGACGACGCGCTGGCCTGCGTTCCCGACCTCATCGAAGCCTACGACGAGCCGTTCGGCAACGACTCGGCGATTCCGACCTACCTCTGCGCGCGGCTGGCGCGGGATGCGGGCGTCCAGACGCTGCTCGCGGGCGACGGCGGTGACGAGATCTTCGGTGGCAACGAGCGGTACCGGCGCGAGCGCATCCTCGCGCGCTACCAGCGGCTTCCGGCGGCCCTCCGCACACGGGTCATCGAGCCGGTTCTCCGTGCCCTGCCCCCGGGGGGGCTTGGCCCCCTGGGCAAGGCCCAGCGCTACGTCCAGCGCGCGACGACGCCGAATCCGGCGCGCTTCTACGATAGTGAGTTCTTCATCGCCCGGGAGCGGAGCCGCCTCCTGCACCCGGACTTCCAGGCGGCCGTCACGCCCGACTGGCCGCGCCTGGTCGCCCAGCGGCACTTCGACGCGGCCGGGGCTGCGAGCGAGCTCAACCGGCTCCTCTACGTCGACCTCAAGATCACCCTCGCCGACAACGATCTCTTCAAGGTGACGCGGACCGCCCAGGCCGCAGGGCTGGCGGTGCGCTTCCCGCTGCTCGACCGGCGGCTGGTGGAGTTCACGGCCACCCTGCCGGCCTGGCACAAGGTTCGCGGCACCGAGAAGCGCCATCTGTTCAAGCGCGCCTTCGCCCCGCTCCTGCCCCAAGAGATTCTCGCCAAGAAGAAGCACGGCTTCGGGCTGCCGGTGTCGGACTGGCTCCGCAGCCACCGGGGATTCCGGGAGTTCGCGCGCGACACTCTGCTCTCCCGACGGGCGCTCGAGCGGGGCTACTTCGCCCCGGGCGCCGTCGAGTCCCTGTTCCGTCTCCACGCGGAGGACTCGACCGCCTTCTACGGCAGCGTGCTCTGGACCCTCGTGATGCTCGAGGCCTGGCACCAGCGGCACGGGGACCGGGCGTGA